The Candidatus Cloacimonadota bacterium genomic sequence CCGGAAAAAGAGCGGGTTCTTTTTAGTGATGCCCGCCCGACCTCTGTAACTCCTTTAAATAAATATCTTGAGAAATTTCTTAATTGGGCTCAATCTCAATCCCTCTGGTTTATTAGTTTTGGAACCGGTTGCGGATCTACAGAATTAAGACCATTGATGACTTCCCGGTTTGATATATTCAAATACGGAATTGCCGGAAAACCAACTCCAAGACAGTCGGGTGTTTTTATTATTGGCGGGTATGCATCAATGAAAACTATAAAGAGAATCGTGAGAAGTTATGAACAAATGCAAGGCCCAAAATTCGTCATAGCTTTGGGAAGTTGCACGATTAACGGTGGAATGTATTACGATAGCTATAATACTATAAATAGAATTGATTATTACATTCCCGTAGATGTTTATATAGCCGGTTGTATGCCGAGACCTGAAGCAATCATTGCAGGATTCAACAGGTTGAAAGAAAAAATAAAAGCCGGCGAATGTGACGGGATGAACAAATACGCTGAAAATTTTGATTGGTATAAAAAAAATCAAAAAAAAGTTATTAAAGATTGGAATATGCCTGATTTTAACTGGTAGGAGATTGAATGGAAGAATTATTTAATAGAATTAGAGAAAAAATTGAGCTGGCTTCTGTAATTAAAAAACGAGATGATCTTTATTTCATTAATGTGAATCGGGAACATGCGGAACTTATTCTTTCTTATCTGAAGAATTTTGAAGGATTTACCCATTTGGCATTTCTGCAAGCGGTTGATTACCTTGAATACAACATGTTTCAATTAACTTATATGTTGTATAATTACGATATCAATGTTAACCTCGGAATAAAAATAATGATAGATAGAGAAAAAGCAGAAATGATATCTATTCATAAACTTTGGGCTCACGCCTGGCAATACCAACGAGAATTGCATGAATTGTTCGGAATAGATTTCCCGGGTTCTCCCCACGTTCACGAATCTTTTGTCCTCGAAGGCTGGGAAGAGATACCACCGATGAGAAGAGATTTCGATACATTGGAATATTCTAAAAAGACCTTTTATCAGCGTCCCGGAAGATCAACTAATGATCCCAAAGAATATATGAAGGAAAAATTGTATAAGAATTTCGTGGAACCTCCCAAAATCAGGAGGGATAATGACTAATATTTCAAAAAGCAAATACAAAGGTTATGAAGCCGACAGATCAAAGTTTCCCGTGATGGAAAACGAAAAACCGGTTATTGATCTGGAATCTCATAAATTTACAAAAATATGGCAAGGTCCTCAGCACCCCGGTGTAACCGGAAATATGGCTCTGGAACTTATCATAAACGGCGATGAAGTAATAAACGCTAAAACTCATGTCGGTTATTTGCATCGTGCTTTTGAGAAACTTCTTGAAAGAAGAAAATATATTCAGGGATTCCCTATTGTATGCAGAATATGCGTTCCGGAACCTGACACAAATGAATATTGCTATTCAGCGGCTGTGGAAGAGCTGGCTGGGATCGAAATTCCCGAAAAAGCACAATGGCTGCGAACTCTAAATCTGGAGATGTCGCGGGTGGGTAGCTTTTTGATGTGGCTCGGTGGGCAAGCAGCTTCTCTCGGAATGGGAGCGATCGGACAATGGACAATCGGGATGCGCGATTTTTGGTTGGACCTTTTTGAAGAGATGACCGGCGGACGCGTTTATCATATGTACATGATTCCCGGTGGAGTTAGAAAAAATTTACCTCCCGGATTTAAGCAAAAAGCAAGAGATTTAATTATTCGAACCCGCAAATTACTATTTGATGTTGAAGCAACTTTTTTTAATAATGCGATAGTTAAATCCAGATTGCAAGGTTTGGGAATTATTTCACCGGAAATGGTGGATGAATATGGAATTGTCGGACCAAATGCGCGCGGCAGCGGAAAAAAATATGATGTTCGCCAAAACAATCCTTACGTAAAATATGGAGAACTTGATCTAAAGATGATAACTTCAAGGGTTGGTGATGCATATGCCAGAGCAGAAATTCGCTATCAAGAAATTCATCAAAGTCTGAAACTGATTTCACAAATTTTGGATCGGATGCCGGACAAAGGGGAAATTCAAGCAAAACTCCCGAATGTTCTCCATTGGAAAATCCCGGCTGGACAAACTTATGTAAAAGCAGAATCAACTCGTGGTGAACACGGATTCTACATGGTTTCTGATGGCTCAAAATATCCACGACGTGTATTTGCAAGAGGAGCAAGCTACACGCATGCAATTTCAGTTTTAGAAAAATTAGCAGTTAACATCAGCATTTCCGATACTGCAGCCCTTATGGTTTCACTTCATACTTGTCCACCGGAAATTGAGAGGTAAACCGAAACCTTGCGGATGGTTGGAAACAACTACCAAATAATGAATAATGAATAATGTATAATGAATAATGAAAAAATCAGTAAATAAATTTTTGATAATTAGTGTTAATTAGTTACAAAAGGAATAAAATGAAATTGAAAGACATATTATCACCCCTAACTGTTTGGAAAAGAGCGACACAAAAACCCTGGACAGTTAAAGATCCGATAAATGATAGACCCGGAGCAAAAAATTATCGTGGATTTCACAAAAACGATTTTGAAAAATGTATCGGTTGCGGAACATGTGAAGACATTTGTCAGAATGCAGCTATTGATATGGTTCCTGTTGAAGGGCAAAAAACTACAGACGGAAATAGCGGATTACGTCCCAGAATAGATTATGGACGCTGTTGCTGGTGTGGTCTTTGCGTGGATGTTTGTCCAACCGGTTCCCTCACAATGTCCAACGATTACACTTGGGTAGCAGACGAGCCGGAAGAATACAGATTTATTCCGGGTGCAGATAAAACCAAATGGGAAGATAGCGAAAAGGGTTATAAGCGTTCTGAAAATATGCAACTAATCGACTTCGACAGAATCGAAATGTTTGAACTCGAACCGGAAGAGCGCGATAAATCATTCATAGAAATCGTGAAGGGGTACAACAAAGAACAAGCGATGAAAGAGGCTGACAGATGCCTTGAATGCGGGATTTGTACTGCTACTTGTCCTGCTCATATGGATATTCCGGGATACATTGCAGCGATCAGAGAAGACGATATTGAAAATGCCTTTAGAATTTTGTATGAGACAAATCCTTTACCGGAAATCTGCGGGCGAATCTGCACTCACAACTGCGAAACTGTTTGTGCTTTGCAAAATCAGGGAGAACCTTTGGCTATCAGATGGCTAAAAAGATATATTGCAGATCAAATTCCTCCTGAAAAATATAAAGAAGTGCTTGGAACCGAGCATCTTGCAGATCCAAATCTCAATAAAAAAGTTGCAATAATTGGAGCTGGACCGGCTGGCTTGTCGGCTGCCTATTATCTTGCAATTTTGGGCTATGAAATTAAAATTTTTGAAGCACTCCCAAGTTCCGGTGGTATGGTAAGATATGGAATACCTGAATATCGCCTCCCCTATGACCAGATTGATAAAGATATTGATTATATCAAATCGTTGGGTGTTGAGATTCAATTCAATACAAAAATCGGGAAAGATATTTCTCTTGCTGAAGTGCACAAAAATTATGATGCAGTATTCGCCGGAACCGGACTTCATCTCGGCAGAAGTACAAGAATTCCCGGCTCAGATAACAAAAGAGTTTATTTTGCAACTGATCTTCTACGAGAAGTAACTCTTGGAAATGAAATTGATGTTGCCGAAACGATTGTGATTATCGGCGGTGGAAATGTGGCGATGGACATTACAAGAACTCTGGCGAGATTGCAAAATAAAAAATATGGTAAAGTTAAAATTATCACAACCTCGTTGGAATCAGAAGATATTATGCCGGCTGATCGTGAAGAAGTTGTGGAAGCTCGTGAAGAAAAGGCTGTTATCAATCCGGGCTGGGGACCAAAAAAAATCGAAATTGAGGATGGAAAAATTATAGGACTCCACGTTGTAAAATGTACTTCCGTATTTGATGATGAAGGCAGATTCAATCCGAAATTCGATGAAGAACAGAAAAATTTCTTTGCAGGTGAAATGATTGTTGAATCAATCGGGCAGGGCATGGATTTGTCTTATCTTTCGGAAGATATAAAATCCGATTTGAAATTTGGACCACGGGGCAGAATTTTAGTGAACGAAAACTTCCAGTCAAATCTGAAATGGTTATTCGTTGGTGGAGATATTATTCAAGGTCCGGATGTAATTCACGGAATTGCAAATGGACATATTGCTGCCAAAGCCATAGACAAATTGCTAACAAAATAGCGATGAATAATTTTCAACATAAGCTATAACAAAAGGTAATCAAAATGAAATTAAGCAAACTATTAGAAAAAAAAAGTAATAAAATCGTAAAAATTGATTCCGGAAAAACAGTATTTGAAGCAATCCAATTATTGAATGAAAACAAAATCGGATCACTTCTCGTTATGAGCGAAAACAAAAAGTTGGAAGGTATCATAACAGAACGGGACATTTTGTTCAAATGTTTGAATAACGAACATGACAATCACAAAATCAAAGTTGCAGAAGTTATGACTTCAAACGAAAATCTGATTATCGGAACTGCCGATGATACCCTTTCTTATGCTATGAGAGTGATGATAAATAAAAGAATTCGCCATTTGCCAATTGTTGATAAAGAAAATGTTATTGGATTACTCTCTATCGGGGATGTGCTAAAAGAAGTTCTCGATCAATCTGAAACAGAAGTTAAATTGCTACGAGAATATATAACAAATCCTTACGGGATAAATTTGTAAAACTTGAGAACACGAGTCTCTTCGTGCTATTTTTGAATTTAAAATTTTTCTACTTTTTGGAGTGCAACATCCGTGATGTTGCAGTTGTATAAAATATCACGGATATTTTACTCCAAAA encodes the following:
- the nuoB gene encoding NADH-quinone oxidoreductase subunit NuoB, which codes for MDKKNIGKIKKQMKLANEGLPEKERVLFSDARPTSVTPLNKYLEKFLNWAQSQSLWFISFGTGCGSTELRPLMTSRFDIFKYGIAGKPTPRQSGVFIIGGYASMKTIKRIVRSYEQMQGPKFVIALGSCTINGGMYYDSYNTINRIDYYIPVDVYIAGCMPRPEAIIAGFNRLKEKIKAGECDGMNKYAENFDWYKKNQKKVIKDWNMPDFNW
- a CDS encoding NADH-quinone oxidoreductase subunit C yields the protein MEELFNRIREKIELASVIKKRDDLYFINVNREHAELILSYLKNFEGFTHLAFLQAVDYLEYNMFQLTYMLYNYDINVNLGIKIMIDREKAEMISIHKLWAHAWQYQRELHELFGIDFPGSPHVHESFVLEGWEEIPPMRRDFDTLEYSKKTFYQRPGRSTNDPKEYMKEKLYKNFVEPPKIRRDND
- a CDS encoding NADH-quinone oxidoreductase subunit D, producing MTNISKSKYKGYEADRSKFPVMENEKPVIDLESHKFTKIWQGPQHPGVTGNMALELIINGDEVINAKTHVGYLHRAFEKLLERRKYIQGFPIVCRICVPEPDTNEYCYSAAVEELAGIEIPEKAQWLRTLNLEMSRVGSFLMWLGGQAASLGMGAIGQWTIGMRDFWLDLFEEMTGGRVYHMYMIPGGVRKNLPPGFKQKARDLIIRTRKLLFDVEATFFNNAIVKSRLQGLGIISPEMVDEYGIVGPNARGSGKKYDVRQNNPYVKYGELDLKMITSRVGDAYARAEIRYQEIHQSLKLISQILDRMPDKGEIQAKLPNVLHWKIPAGQTYVKAESTRGEHGFYMVSDGSKYPRRVFARGASYTHAISVLEKLAVNISISDTAALMVSLHTCPPEIER
- a CDS encoding FAD-dependent oxidoreductase → MKLKDILSPLTVWKRATQKPWTVKDPINDRPGAKNYRGFHKNDFEKCIGCGTCEDICQNAAIDMVPVEGQKTTDGNSGLRPRIDYGRCCWCGLCVDVCPTGSLTMSNDYTWVADEPEEYRFIPGADKTKWEDSEKGYKRSENMQLIDFDRIEMFELEPEERDKSFIEIVKGYNKEQAMKEADRCLECGICTATCPAHMDIPGYIAAIREDDIENAFRILYETNPLPEICGRICTHNCETVCALQNQGEPLAIRWLKRYIADQIPPEKYKEVLGTEHLADPNLNKKVAIIGAGPAGLSAAYYLAILGYEIKIFEALPSSGGMVRYGIPEYRLPYDQIDKDIDYIKSLGVEIQFNTKIGKDISLAEVHKNYDAVFAGTGLHLGRSTRIPGSDNKRVYFATDLLREVTLGNEIDVAETIVIIGGGNVAMDITRTLARLQNKKYGKVKIITTSLESEDIMPADREEVVEAREEKAVINPGWGPKKIEIEDGKIIGLHVVKCTSVFDDEGRFNPKFDEEQKNFFAGEMIVESIGQGMDLSYLSEDIKSDLKFGPRGRILVNENFQSNLKWLFVGGDIIQGPDVIHGIANGHIAAKAIDKLLTK
- a CDS encoding CBS domain-containing protein, which encodes MKLSKLLEKKSNKIVKIDSGKTVFEAIQLLNENKIGSLLVMSENKKLEGIITERDILFKCLNNEHDNHKIKVAEVMTSNENLIIGTADDTLSYAMRVMINKRIRHLPIVDKENVIGLLSIGDVLKEVLDQSETEVKLLREYITNPYGINL